Proteins found in one Balaenoptera musculus isolate JJ_BM4_2016_0621 chromosome 4, mBalMus1.pri.v3, whole genome shotgun sequence genomic segment:
- the LOC118894055 gene encoding elastin-like, whose product MEGRAAAPLCGPGTAGGGVAKAGWGSRSPAGESAASPRPGLPPTQEEGGAADPCHSLRPSVGAARAEQRQGPRGSECKGGGTEGVGTGAQAVVGRGAGALPSASCAAAADPRGPGSSTIVSGRSAGGRRGEGCCAPAPPPPAGAIPRRLWGGWGTARLIAKPRARSAAAGTAAPLLHRRRGLNSDFLLIPRLLAGVFCCSVEGK is encoded by the exons ATGGAAGGTCGGGCAGCGGCTCCGCTGTGCGGCCCGGGCACGGCCGGAGGCGGGGTGGCCAAGGCAGGCTGGGGATCCCGGAGCCCGGCCGGCGAGAGCGCCGCGTCCCCTCGCCCCGGGCTTCCTCCCACCCAGGAAGAAGGC GGTGCCGCGGACCCGTGTCATTCTCTCCGACCGTCCGTCGGGGCAGCCCGCGCGGAACAGCGCCAGGGGCCGCGGGGCTCAGAGTGCAAAGGCGGCGGGACCGAGGGGGTGGGGACCGGGGCGCAAGCAGTCGTGGGCAGGGGAGCTGGGGCTTTACCGTCCGCTTCGTGCGCCGCCGCAGCCGATCCGCGCGGCCCAGGGTCCTCCACTATTGTTTCCGGCCGCAGCGCAGGCGGCCGCCGTGGAGAAGGCTGCTGtgcgccggccccgccccctcccgccggTGCCATCCCTCGGAGGCTCTGGGGGGGCTGGGGGACGGCGCGGCTGATAGCGAAGCCGCGCGCTCGCTCGGCGGCCGCGGGCACCGCCGCTCCCCTGCTGCACCGACGCCGCGGCCTCAACTCGGATTTTCTCTTGATTCCGCGCCTCTTGGCCGGGGTCTTTTGCTGTTCTGTGGAAG gtaaataa